The Gigantopelta aegis isolate Gae_Host chromosome 3, Gae_host_genome, whole genome shotgun sequence genome segment TGAGTTGCAAGCCCTAGATCTAGCAACAGAAACCATCTCAGTGGTGTGGACAGATCCAAATGCAATTgcatgaaaaaatgcatttttatttcaatttttttttcaaaacatagGAAATGGACGGATTTCTGTCTCTATCGATTATCACATTCTGATTCAATAATAACAATGGACGGATTATGTATTTCAGAACCCTACGAAAATGCATGGATTTATATATGATGTACACCTCGgccattaattatttttcaaccATCATGAATGGAGATGCATCTACAACATCTATCCATATTTGTGACACTGATAACATTATTCTCATGACCTGCACACTCAGATGAACAAGACTAGTTTTATCGGTTTCTGTTTTTACATTTCTCATGCCACATAATGCGTATACATGTACAGACTGCAAGGACTGATCACCTCATTATGCTCTGTGCGAATACATTgaattatatgaaaatattaaattcataaTGTACTTCAACAATACAAAATGGTTCACTACACAACTTTTCACTATGGTATATTTTCTCACATGTCTTAAGTCATGGAGGATTTTATCCAAGGAAATGACCAATAACTCTATACAGACTGAGTCAACTCAAAAGCTGACAGTTTTTTTCAGTGTCAGTTTATTTTACTTGTAAAGCATAGTGGATGAAGTATGTGACTTAATGCAAAAAGAGTGATCAAAGGGATACAGATGAGTATTaagatttaaacaaatactggacaggatttaaaaaattgttaatatttcaaaaaatatacagaaaaatgGAATCTACAAAATACCGAAAGGATTGAATGCATGTTTAGAAGTCATAAGGCATAATAAAAGGAATATTAAAGTAaagaagcattctgagagtactgcaaaAGCAATACGTGTCCCCTACTTAGTCAACTTTTATTAGCtccttaagttcaagggccataactctgtcaaaagtgagtaaattaccatgaaactcaaacttgatctgtaacagtacatgataaagctataaataaaatttcagctcaCTATCTGGAGGAAATTTTTCCAGAAACTGTGTTGGACAGATGGCTGGACAGAAGGATGGATATGAAACCTATAATctcctccagttggaccggtaAGGAATTAATAAGGCACAAAAAATAATGGTACtgtaacattataatacatatagcATTGCAACTTGTGGGTAACATATTGTAAGAATGATTTGAACTGTTCAGCCAAATATATGATTTCTATACATTTAGTGGCTAAACTTGGACTTGGGACTTAGAATGTAGACTCCTCTTAAAACAACTGCATGCAGTTCAAGTCCTGgacctgtgcttataaaacatttaaaagtctaAACCTCAAAACCatgaatgacgtcacatgcatacaatttgtatggcattgtgaGAACGTTAAGGTGTCAGATTCTGATATATTAGGCTTAAATCtaagactctaaaagttttacaaGCACAGACTGATCAGCTTATAACTGATTATACAAGCAATTCAATGTACAAAACACAAAGAAGCTATGCATATGTACAATAATTCTATAAACACTTGCAAGATATTACAATATAACAAATGATAAGACAGCAGTGGAAGATTTTCTCTGCAATAAGGAAAAACAATCTACAATTAGGAATTGTAATGTGTGCAtgtcaaatataaatatatgaccAAAGTGTATATTATTGcattattaatttgaagtttaataaacgTCTACTGGGAAGCATTTTTAACACCAGAACCACTAGATTActgaatgttttatattaacaaaaatttaACAAGCTTATATTTCGCAAACTGTCATTCTAGATACAAACTGAATTATGCTAGTGATTGTACCCTAAGAATTGcttcacatttattaatatagatTTATGAATGGGGCATCTTTTAGTTTATGTCTATACATAAAAACAAGTggataaaaattacaaacaataatgttaaattaataaatatcttaaaaattaataacacttCTACAAACCATCAACTATAATGGGGTGCCAATAACTTAAAAAATCAAcagatacaaaaatgtatagGTTCAGCAAATAAGAAATTACCACAAAATTGCGAAGtcaacacaaaaaaaataatgtctTGGTTATCACAAAATGCGTATAAACAGCATGGAGAGAAGGTTGTGTAATGCTTCAATGGGTATTTGGtaatggtaaaattaaaatctatatGAAACAATTTTGGCAAgaccacattttaaaaaatagatacCAAATGTGAAGTCATTAATGGATATCTAATAATACTGAACAAGGCATTCATGTTTAACTGTCTTAGTGATTGTTAGAAACGTGCTACTCGCAGAACAAGCAACACGAAAACATGTTTAAGTGTATTTTACACTCATGGAAACAAATAGCAAAATATACGTCTGTTTAATGATATCACCGCATACTGTTAATCACTCACTGGCTATTAGATGCCACATATAATTGAGACACCCAGTCTAagagtgaaacaagaaataaacggggggaaaaagagaagaagaaaaacagaagGTAATGCTTCGAATCAGATGAAGAACTGCTATTTGTAAAGTTACATTTAGcaagttatattaaatataactcTGTAAACATACAGATGAAGACTGTCTATTGCGAATATTACTTCTTATATCACATCCAACTTGGAtctgaaattgaaaacaaaataaagtcaGATTGTCTTTAAAGTACGAGCTAGTTTTGAATAATGTTTTCTGAACTGAACAATCGTTGATAGCAAGAGCTAATTAAACTCTGTTTGCGATAAAGAAAGCAGCGTTAACATCCACAAATGGCCACATACAATATAGTTGTACCGAAATGGACCAACAGAAGATTtagtttttcataaataatcaATCTTATTATCATGGTAATAATCTACAGAATTATTTCACCAAGTTCAATTTTGTCAAATAATGCAGATTTCCTGATGTGACAAATAAGTATATTTTTGATGCACTGGTACTCACAATCTGTCCTGCACACTTGTCAGCTGTTCTGGCAGAGGAGCGGGTTTGTAGTCTGCTGTAAACCGGTCTAGCCAGGACATGTCTCCAAGAGTTTTCTCCTCCTGACGTTCTTTCAGCTTTCTCTGTTTCTGCTCCTGCATTTGcttttctgaaaacaaaaatcaacgaATCATGAATCTTATGCAGATAAGATCTAAACATATAAACAACAATTTTATATcttgtgtaaaatatattaaaattgtcttaaaacttatttttaaatcccaacattacattaaaaaaacacacaaaacttCACAAAGCTGCAGTATTTTGATTTCCAATTATGTTAAAAGCAGATTTTATGTTCTGGAATGTAAACACTGATGTTTTACTTGACCTGTTAAAGGCCACGTTATTATAAATTTACACAGAATCTAAGTgtctaaatatattaaataaacagaataaatatAGGAAATCTAGATAGATTACATAATTTTACATgcaaataattattgtaaactaactgcgagtgtgttctgtattgtgattggttaattacattctttttccaagatcaaatatacaataacacccggaaagctaataaCGTCattagaaaatgacgtcattagcaattggaacaggcgaagttgacgattcaagggcctacagttagattgtaaccagttattttttcaagaaatgccaaatatacagttagttctgtagaaaaacgattcagtttacaatggacataatcatatggagtttttagatttgcaggtgttattgtctatttgatgcccgcaaatgtttcatttttgacctcaggcttacgccttcggtcaaaattgacatttgcaggatcaaatagacaataacacccgcaaatctaaaaactccatatggttatctcctaaaggAAATATACCCACCAAGCTCAGCCATCCATTCTTTCTTTGAATCACGACTTTTTTGTGGTTTTACATCATACATGTCctgtacaaaaaaacaacaataaaacataatattttaaaaaaccaaaatatttattcatactgacattccaaaaaaatatttagtatgATTTACATATACTAACTAGTCTCGTGACATCTGTAATTTCATACGATTGCTGACTTCtgatgaaatataaataatatttgataaaaaacatgaaatattctctatttaatcAAACATCATTTTACATCATGAGGAAATATTTGCCTGAATTTGTCAGTAACTgtgcatatgcatatatatattaatatcacAAACCTTGAAGGCATTTTATAACTGTCATGAAACAtgcagtttatttttaagtgaaAACTAGTGAAAAAAAGGTAACGTCTTAAGATATACACCTGAATCAATGCATTCTCTTGCACGGGTCGACCCATAAAGTCATACTTTGTGGCTGAAGCAGAGTCCTCTGGTTTAACAAGCTGGGCATGTCTTGCACCACCCCCTGGTTTGCCCCACGGGTCATATGTGTCTGCTTTCTCACTCTCAGCCGGCCGACTTCTAGGCTCAACTACAGCTCTCCGGGGCAACGGAGCACTGGTGCCATTTGTTGCTGGTAAGCTATGTTCCGTGTAGAAGGGACCGTTTAACGTGCTTGTGTTTTGATACGTTCTGTGCTGGCTAAATGGGTCTGATGCTCCTTGCTGTTCACCtgtatatcattaaaaaaaaattgttttgtttaacaacaccactagagcacatagctttattaatcatcggctattgaatgtcaaacatttggtaattttgacatatagtgttagagaggaaacctgctacaattttcaattagcagcaccggatcttttatatgcacaattacacatacaaaatagcacataccatggcctttggtataccagtcacactggttggaatgagaaatagcctaatgagcccactgacaaggatcgatcccagacccacTGCaaatcaggtgagtgctttacttctacatttaaaaaatatatctcttTAGCACATACACATAACTTTTAATGAATCTCTATCCAAAGCTTGAAGGAAAAAATGTGCTGGTATATTTGCTTTTAGTTCTATAGATTATATATGAACTACCAGTAATTCTTTAGTCTAATACCTGGTACATTCATTTTACAGACCATGAGTCCAATGATgttcgataaaaaaaaaaaaccccaccatttATGCAGGTACACATTAACTGAAATTAATAgtcaaaaacaaaaagttaatcTCATtgaaacaatttaaattattaatgattTGGTACAATTTGATGAATATGCAAAACAAGGAATGTTATGCTTAGCCAAAATCAGTTTGTCTTAGACAAGAAACAGAATAAAATTCATTAACTGATTTGTTTAGAATGAACTTAAAgagtatttttacatgcccctataccactaaggtttcaggcatttTAGAATGAGCCTTTCAgtgaatatattttgaaatgcaTTTGCTAAATTTAACTTCAATTCATATTTGGCAAATGACAGCTTAAATCCCATGGAAGATATACGTGTCACCAATAGAAGTGAAGGTAACTATTGTGGTGGAAAAATACAAGTACAATGATACCAACATTGCAATAGCGGCATGTGTGACTTGTGATACAAGACATATCTCAATATATGGGTcacaatacaaaacatattGCAGGCCCATAGGAATGATATCTCAAGTATGTGTAAGTGGGTTTGACGGCgcacatttttatctttatttatgtagaATAGAACAAAAAGTGGGTGGATGAGACCTGAGTCCTCTCCAGTTCCTATGAACCTGTTGTGatatttttctattgttttgtaAATCATCTGAATTTGCATGCCATTAAtgttacatgtagtttgttTGGATGAGTAATGAAAAAGTAATACCTGGTCTTACATTTAAGTAAATTTTGCAAAACAACCCATTTTCTTTACAATGTAATGATGGCAATAAGTATGTAGACACTTTGCATCATTAGAAATATTTACCTCTTTCTCTTGCCCATTGCAATCTCTTCCTTTCTCCAACAGTCATGTGATTTTTATGCACCAAGGGGGGTAAGTCTATTCCTGAATTTGTTTCAGTAGTTCCGTTGATGTCTGTGTGGTCACGAGATCCCAAAGATACATCTTTCTTTATATCATGAGTACCATTGCTACAAAAGAAACATCCAcatccatttgataaaaatactTTAGTATTATACAAatgtcatgtatttatttattctttaattaCAATACTAAGTCTAGTATTAATTCTaagcatttgtaaaaaaaacccaccatctACCGGGTATGTTGGAAGACACTGATAAAATTATGCTTCAATAACTTTTACAACAAAGaaaattgttaaacatatactatCTACACTTCAGAAgagtcattttattaattgcataCTATTATCAGGATTTTTCACCTATGTTTTTAGAATGCGATAATCGCCATCATTCCCCACCATTCCCAAGGGCGAAGTCATTTTTATTCACAATTTTGGATTAAAAAATTCCCTGTCTGAatgtaaaatattccttttgtttattattatatacagatatattttcaaatCTATACGTAACACTTGACAAACACCCAAACCATTtcataatgcaaaatagatattataatattaatttgaataaaaacaagTATACGTCATTGAATACTATTACTCTTTTAGATTCTAACTTCgtaataagatgtttttgaaataaaactgaaaattctctcttttttttgtaaaatgatgCTAAAATTCCCAAAGTTAATAGCCATgggtgtcaagtcaaattttagaaataaaaccctgattACATGCTT includes the following:
- the LOC121367990 gene encoding uncharacterized protein LOC121367990 isoform X4, with the protein product MNFDSAVRFEVEKTRGKPSILWQQDNPKPNDRKFGYKKKDMRHPVRKPQPEEPVSTYSTVRNGRSPENFIKKNRDSLGQPASNSTTGSKLNPNTVTLTQEQLNAILASVGRLNSSGTDSELHLIIDNENNEIHVKKSPRTMNGEESLNQDCGDSNVLSLADYDKHYAVNESRYLGQGYSYDNGTHDIKKDVSLGSRDHTDINGTTETNSGIDLPPLVHKNHMTVGERKRLQWARERGEQQGASDPFSQHRTYQNTSTLNGPFYTEHSLPATNGTSAPLPRRAVVEPRSRPAESEKADTYDPWGKPGGGARHAQLVKPEDSASATKYDFMGRPVQENALIQDMYDVKPQKSRDSKKEWMAELEKQMQEQKQRKLKERQEEKTLGDMSWLDRFTADYKPAPLPEQLTSVQDRLSKLDVI
- the LOC121367990 gene encoding uncharacterized protein LOC121367990 isoform X3; amino-acid sequence: MVLLNAMSNDRLPGLKEWRWSKDMLDSAVRFEVEKTRGKPSILWQQDNPKPNDRKFGYKKKDMRHPVRKPQPEEPVSTYSTVRNGRSPENFIKKNRDSLGQPASNSTTGSKLNPNTVTLTQEQLNAILASVDNENNEIHVKKSPRTMNGEESLNQDCGDSNVLSLADYDKHYAVNESRYLGQGYSYDNGTHDIKKDVSLGSRDHTDINGTTETNSGIDLPPLVHKNHMTVGERKRLQWARERGEQQGASDPFSQHRTYQNTSTLNGPFYTEHSLPATNGTSAPLPRRAVVEPRSRPAESEKADTYDPWGKPGGGARHAQLVKPEDSASATKYDFMGRPVQENALIQDMYDVKPQKSRDSKKEWMAELEKQMQEQKQRKLKERQEEKTLGDMSWLDRFTADYKPAPLPEQLTSVQDRLSKLDVI
- the LOC121367990 gene encoding uncharacterized protein LOC121367990 isoform X1 — encoded protein: MVLLNAMSNDRLPGLKEWRWSKDMLDSAVRFEVEKTRGKPSILWQQDNPKPNDRKFGYKKKDMRHPVRKPQPEEPVSTYSTVRNGRSPENFIKKNRDSLGQPASNSTTGSKLNPNTVTLTQEQLNAILASVGRLNSSGTDSELHLIIDNENNEIHVKKSPRTMNGEESLNQDCGDSNVLSLADYDKHYAVNESRYLGQGYSYDNGTHDIKKDVSLGSRDHTDINGTTETNSGIDLPPLVHKNHMTVGERKRLQWARERGEQQGASDPFSQHRTYQNTSTLNGPFYTEHSLPATNGTSAPLPRRAVVEPRSRPAESEKADTYDPWGKPGGGARHAQLVKPEDSASATKYDFMGRPVQENALIQDMYDVKPQKSRDSKKEWMAELEKQMQEQKQRKLKERQEEKTLGDMSWLDRFTADYKPAPLPEQLTSVQDRLSKLDVI
- the LOC121367990 gene encoding uncharacterized protein LOC121367990 isoform X2, producing the protein MVLLNAMSNDRLPGLKEWRWSKDMLDSAVRFEVEKTRGKPSILWQQDNPKPNDRKFGYKKKDMRHPVRKPQPEEPVSTYSTVRNGRSPENFIKKNRDSLGQPASNSTTGSKLNPNTVTLTQEQLNAILASVGRLNSSGTDSELHLIIDNENNEIHVKKSPRTMNGEESLNQDCGDSNVLSLADYDKHYAVNESSNGTHDIKKDVSLGSRDHTDINGTTETNSGIDLPPLVHKNHMTVGERKRLQWARERGEQQGASDPFSQHRTYQNTSTLNGPFYTEHSLPATNGTSAPLPRRAVVEPRSRPAESEKADTYDPWGKPGGGARHAQLVKPEDSASATKYDFMGRPVQENALIQDMYDVKPQKSRDSKKEWMAELEKQMQEQKQRKLKERQEEKTLGDMSWLDRFTADYKPAPLPEQLTSVQDRLSKLDVI